The following is a genomic window from Phaseolus vulgaris cultivar G19833 chromosome 6, P. vulgaris v2.0, whole genome shotgun sequence.
AGaggaaataaatatatatttaatatttatatttaacatttaataATCATATGCCAAACAAGATTTTCTCTGAAAACATAAGCAGATGTAATGATtaatatgaagaaaaaagacacagagaaagaagaaaggatcATAATAACTCAATTATAATTTGATGGTAATCAACATGTTTTTGTTTGAACATAAAGAGAAaagttttaaaaagttataacatgatattataaattaattttaattaaatactaaattataatattattattttagagatttaatgttattattttatttgttaacttaattgattatataatataatcaattttatttgttaacttaattgattataaatataatcaattatgatatggtcattttttttccttcttcctACTAACAACTCTATACTGTAGATTATACACAATCAATATAAACTGAATTCAATTTTTACAAATTCTCCAAATGCATAGTAAaatctataattttatttcctCAAATAAATCAATATTTCTTTCGCACAACAAGAAATAATTCAGTATttctttcttataattttatgCTTTTATTATTGTGCAAATATGTTCATAATTTGATGCTCTTATTATTGTGAAAAATATGTTCATTCAAACTAGTGTCACTCTCATTTTTCTATCCATCCCGACAAACAATACTCACAAAACCAAACACATTGTaaattgatgattttttttctttccaaaaccAAAGACattgtaaaattgatttttctctattttgaaaagaaagtttCAAAACCAAACACATCTTATAAACTattcaaattattataataattacattCTATATAATTGGGTATGATATTTATTAGAATTATGAAGTCTTTTATAGATATACACATATTCTTataagtatttaattattttatttaattaatgtatttataaGTATACCCTCCCTCTTCGCATCGCATTGAATTGAATTGTTTGAACGGTCAGACAAATTTGAAATACCTAAAAGAAAAAGCGGGATAATTTTGGTTCCACCCTCTTCTTCCCCAATTTTTTAGCTTATAAGACAAACCCTCAAATCGCTCTTTCTCCAGAGAGATTCCGCATACCCAAAAGATTGACCAGATTCAGATTTTCATTCTCTTTGAATTTCTCACTCTGTAAGTTGTTTCTCAGTCCCCTTTCtgtttctataaaaagaaaaatgttattttttgaGTTTGATGTAATTCTAGTTCTATAAATTTGCATATGAATGAGTTCTTTCAATAGATTTACAAGATTTGGTATTAGTCTTCTGTCTGTAATTATGACATAACGTTAAAATCTCATCTGGGGTCCTCTCTATGTTGTGCATTGCTTCAGAAGTAGAATTTAGGTAATCTGTGCATATAATTCATATATAACCCGTGTTCAATTCTgttcaagaaaaatattttggaaCTAGTTCAGAGGGGTTGTTAGTTCCAAGAATGTAAATGATTGAACTGGATCTTGGAATTTTgtgagattaaaataattatgggACTCTTTGTCTTTTTCAACTTTATTGTTTGTTTGGAAATGTGTTTTTGAATCTGTGCATTGAGAATCAtctgttttgattttgtttgtCATCAGCAATGGAATCTCTCCCCGATGCCATTCTTCAATCCATCTTGTCACGTATAGCTAATGCTCGAGATGTGGCTTGTTGCAATTGTGTTTCTAAGCGATGGAGGGAATCTATGATTTACACCAAAACTCTTTACTTCCCTCGCAACGCGTTTGATAGCCCTACGGTCTTTATTGCGAGTCCGGAAAAGGTTGTGAAGAGAATGGTATCAACAGTTGTGCGACTAGAAGAGCTGATTGTATACAGCCCCTTCACCCCTTCTGGCCTTGCTTCATGGATATCACTAGCTGGTCCATCTCTTTCGAAGCTTGAGCTTCGAATGGACAACATTGCTGAAATTCCAACCTACCAGCAAAACCCTTCAAAATTGGACTGCCTTGCTGGTGCAAGGAGTTTGAAATGTCTCAAACTCTGGGGTGTCTTAATGATACGTATCCCGAAATGGGATGTTTTTCCAAATCTTAGGATCCTCGAAATAACTGGTACAAAATTGGAGGAACCTGCATTGAATGCGGTGCTTCAGTCATGTCCATATCTGAGAAGGTTGCTACTGCTTGGATGTGAAGGGGTTGGATCACTCTCAATTGAGCTTCCCTATTTGGAGCAATGTAAGCTGGATTTCTATGGTAGGGGGAACTGTTCACTTTCACTAACCTCTTCCAAAATTGAATCTCTTGAGGTACAAGGCTGTAGTTGGATTAGGGTTCCTGAAGCCCAGCATTTGAGGAATCTTTCAATATCCAATAGTGCAGGTAATTGAATTTTAAGTCATTCTTATACTTTCCTTTTACTGCCCTTTTTTGTTCCCAAGTAAACTATAATGTGTTGTGTTTTTGATTATCCTCTTTTCATGTTAATTGTTTCCAGGGAGAGTATACATGGTTGAATTTGGAAACCTTCCAGCTCTGGAGTACCTGTCTATGAGGGGGGTTCAATGGTGCTGGGATGCAATATGCAAGCTGCTGAAATTGGCTAGTGAGGTGAAACATCTTTTTATGAAGGTGGAATTCAGTGGGGACTTCGAGGCTCTTCAACCCTTTCCTGAGATtgattttgttgatttttttaacaGCCATACCCAGCTGCGCAAATTTGACATCCATGGAGCTATGTTTGCTGCACTTTGTCAGAGAAACAGTCTGAAACatgtaaatttataatatcGTTTTTCATATTATGAATCTGTTCTATGAAATCTTATCTAATGAATGTTCATCTGCAGGTGGATCCGGGATTTTCAATTCCATGCTTAGAGGAGGTTGTTATCACAGTGAGATCACCATTAAATGCTGAACAAAAAATGAGTACTCTTGAATCCATGTTGAAGTATGGCAAAAGTCTACGCAGCATGGTTATCAAGATTCTTCAGATGAAGAGCACTCATAGCAGTGCTGATGATTTTTTTGATGAGATTTGCCGTTTTAGATACATGAACCATAGGATAGTTCGAATAGAATAAAGATTAGATCATTATTTCTTCTTGATGCATTTTTAATACAGGAACATTGCGTGCTGGTTTCCAGTTTCAGACTAACTGCTGACTTGATGTCTCAATTTTTGAAGTGCTTATGGTTTTGATTGTCATTTGAAAATTGATAACCTTCCCAGTTTGGTTAGTAAATGGTTTACCACTTTTCCCATGATCACCAAAAGTACAAGATAATAATGCTACCATATTTGCCTCCAAGATAAGTTCAATTGAAATTTGATGCAATTCATTTGATGCTATGTTTATGGTTGATTGGTATGATACTGCACCATTAAAAGATATACATGTTTgttatgatgatgatgattagATTCTTTATGATTTACAATTCAATAATAGTAGTAAATGTATTTAACCAATGATGCAGAATCTATGCACCACTCCAAATTTATGAGGAAAGAGACTTGTGGATCAAATCAATTACTAAGACTATCGCCATCAGGAGTACTTATCAAGTTCAAATTGTAGTATGGTTCAGATTCAAACCTTAATAATGTATTAAGTTATATAGAAGTTTGTATCAATGATCAATTTCTTAAACTGTTGATTGTGGTCAACCAATGCTTTAGAATGAAGTTACTTTTACTATTCCTTAAAAGTGTATAATTCCTTATTAAGGACCATGTGCCTTAAGCACACAAATCCAACTTTCTCTTACTCATCTTATAAACACTAAGCAACCCCATTGTGTATCAATACAAATTGTAGTTATACTTAAGACATAAAAACTAACTTGTATTTCTACGGTAGATTAGGTGAAAAGTCTTTCTGAATCATGCCAATTTGAAATTGCATTTTACtacttttcaaaatttatcCTTTATTCTGGATTTAAAAATCtgtaattcaaaaatatagtttgaaaatcaaaatctcatttcgaaaaaataattcaaaatgcaaaaaaaaaaaatatattttgaaaaaaaaattctagaaCACAAAATCTAGAAATACCGGGAAAATGGAAAggaattttcaaaattcataaaaatatgttctagaaatccaaatccatatatGTATTCCAGAAAAATGGATTttggaagtatttttttttatttgcacCCTCCTTTTATTTAAGGTCACTTTCGTTCTTTTACATggatattttttgttattttattgaaaaatggGGATGCATTTTGAAATTGATATAGTGCATGGATAATGTTTTTGGTAAATTCTCCTACATCATATCAAAAATTTCAACTAGCATTCAATCTTccattaaaatgaagaaaatattcctatgaaatgaagaaaatattCCTACAAAATGATGAAAATGATCTTAAATGAAAGTTgagtgtttataattttttttttccaaaatcctTTTTTCGGAACACatttttgaatttcaaaaattctttttcagaatgtattttcagattttgcgttccagattttttttttctaaaatgtaaTTTTTGGATTTCCTTTTTCCGAACtacattttttacttttaattttttttttaattctagatTTTTAAATCCGAAAAAGAGGGtcattttggaaatttaaaagataatagGGTACATGTTAAAATTAATATGATGCAGCAAGAACTTGCCAATGTTTTTCACTTCTTTTTTTCCTAAATACACCACTTCAACTTTTTTGTGCCTGTTTCCTTTTTAAGTCCCTTTTCAACTCCCATTCTTTCCTATTTGCACCCTCTATACCATATATGCACCCCTTTCGAGTTTCTTTTTTCCACAAGTCATTCACCATTTGCTTTTGCTGCTgccaaaaaaaatgttttgggCATCAACGATCGTCGCAGTTAAACTTTCCCAGAGaaagtaattaataaattatagtattattttatataaaattttcaacACTTTCTACAAAAGTAAAGTCAAAATAATCTTTCAATGATTTAGTTTTCTAACTAACAGCAATTTTCTTCTAACAATTTCATAAACACGTACAAATTATAAAGCATTCTTTT
Proteins encoded in this region:
- the LOC137832872 gene encoding F-box protein At1g10780-like, which gives rise to MESLPDAILQSILSRIANARDVACCNCVSKRWRESMIYTKTLYFPRNAFDSPTVFIASPEKVVKRMVSTVVRLEELIVYSPFTPSGLASWISLAGPSLSKLELRMDNIAEIPTYQQNPSKLDCLAGARSLKCLKLWGVLMIRIPKWDVFPNLRILEITGTKLEEPALNAVLQSCPYLRRLLLLGCEGVGSLSIELPYLEQCKLDFYGRGNCSLSLTSSKIESLEVQGCSWIRVPEAQHLRNLSISNSAGRVYMVEFGNLPALEYLSMRGVQWCWDAICKLLKLASEVKHLFMKVEFSGDFEALQPFPEIDFVDFFNSHTQLRKFDIHGAMFAALCQRNSLKHVDPGFSIPCLEEVVITVRSPLNAEQKMSTLESMLKYGKSLRSMVIKILQMKSTHSSADDFFDEICRFRYMNHRIVRIE